One stretch of Chitinophaga pendula DNA includes these proteins:
- a CDS encoding family 20 glycosylhydrolase produces the protein MKNTLYLLLSILVLSAFRNVGTVDGSVRTPAVHPDSLLPVRGFCIAAPRPSELARFLTFVEKELATRQVNTLVLRIDWNYQFASHPELRDSAALSKQQVQQLVKLCKRLNIRLIPQINLLGHQSWAGETHNLLRVYPQFDETPQVKMPEKYVWPNPDGLYCKSYCPRHPEVHKIVFELVDEICDVFESTAFHAGMDEVFYIGEQQCPRCNGADKAELFAAEVTKISQHLAQKNRQLWIWGDRLLDGKTTGLGMWEASFNNTYRAIDMIPKDVMICDWHYERPDKTPVYFAMKGLNVITCPWRMPGNAVAQLKDMLQFRESATADMKPRFQGMMQTIWSGAGAFMDEFYGVRKDPKDTVNTSANCYRTLFAEIAKQ, from the coding sequence ATGAAAAACACCCTGTATTTGTTGCTGAGCATCCTCGTGCTCAGTGCTTTCCGTAATGTTGGTACTGTTGACGGTAGTGTACGTACCCCTGCTGTACATCCTGACAGCCTGTTGCCTGTTAGGGGATTTTGTATTGCTGCGCCACGGCCGTCGGAGCTGGCGCGGTTCCTGACTTTTGTAGAGAAAGAGCTGGCGACACGCCAGGTGAACACGCTTGTATTACGGATAGACTGGAATTACCAGTTTGCTTCTCATCCGGAGTTGCGTGATTCGGCGGCTTTATCCAAGCAGCAGGTGCAGCAGCTGGTGAAGTTGTGCAAGCGGCTGAACATCCGGCTGATTCCGCAGATCAATTTGTTGGGTCATCAGTCCTGGGCGGGAGAGACGCATAACCTGTTGCGGGTATATCCGCAGTTTGATGAGACGCCGCAGGTGAAGATGCCGGAGAAGTATGTATGGCCTAATCCAGATGGGCTTTACTGTAAGAGTTACTGTCCGCGTCATCCGGAGGTGCATAAGATCGTATTTGAGCTGGTGGATGAGATCTGTGACGTGTTTGAGTCTACGGCTTTCCATGCCGGGATGGACGAGGTGTTTTATATAGGGGAGCAGCAGTGTCCGCGTTGTAACGGTGCTGACAAGGCGGAGTTGTTTGCTGCGGAGGTGACGAAGATCAGCCAGCACCTGGCGCAAAAGAACCGACAGTTGTGGATATGGGGTGACCGGCTGCTGGATGGCAAGACGACGGGGCTGGGGATGTGGGAAGCCAGTTTTAACAATACTTACCGAGCGATAGACATGATCCCGAAAGACGTGATGATCTGCGACTGGCATTATGAGCGTCCTGATAAGACGCCAGTATATTTTGCGATGAAGGGGCTGAATGTGATCACCTGTCCGTGGCGGATGCCAGGCAATGCGGTGGCACAGCTGAAGGATATGTTGCAATTCCGGGAGAGTGCGACGGCGGACATGAAGCCCAGGTTCCAGGGGATGATGCAGACGATATGGTCTGGTGCGGGAGCGTTTATGGATGAATTTTACGGGGTGCGTAAGGACCCGAAAGATACGGTGAATACATCGGCGAACTGTTACCGTACTTTGTTTGCCGAGATTGCGAAGCAATAG
- the porG gene encoding type IX secretion system protein PorG, whose product MKKITGILLAGILFPLLGSAQSWHAGGFLGISNYSGDLVQQRVDLKYTKPSVGLFVRRDINRFLTVRLGVQYGNIAGADSTNESKDLRARNLSFRSDIWEVNLLAEINFLDIEVTGYTPYVFVGVAGFSFYPTTKDSAGGTVRLRRLRTEGQGLPQYPDRQMYNIRQVSIPFGVGVKVQLNDLWTVGAELGFRKTFTDYLDDVSKTYVDQNTLLQYTGPNGVKFAYRGDEVNAKDVPRGSYPVDGTVRGSDKNKDWYVFSGVTLAYRFGGSGGSRWGRQKVSTCPRF is encoded by the coding sequence TTGAAAAAGATCACTGGGATACTTTTAGCAGGTATACTATTTCCATTATTAGGATCGGCACAGAGCTGGCATGCCGGCGGATTTTTGGGAATCAGTAATTACAGCGGAGACCTTGTGCAGCAGCGTGTAGATCTTAAATATACCAAGCCCTCCGTAGGATTGTTTGTGAGAAGGGATATCAACCGTTTTCTGACGGTACGGCTGGGTGTACAATACGGGAATATCGCCGGGGCGGACAGTACTAATGAAAGTAAGGATCTGCGTGCCCGTAACTTAAGTTTCCGTTCTGACATATGGGAAGTGAACCTGTTAGCGGAGATCAATTTCCTGGATATTGAAGTAACTGGTTATACGCCCTATGTATTTGTGGGAGTAGCTGGTTTTAGTTTTTATCCTACTACGAAAGACAGTGCCGGCGGAACGGTTCGTTTGCGTCGCCTGCGTACGGAAGGACAAGGCTTACCGCAGTATCCTGACCGGCAGATGTACAACATCAGGCAGGTGTCTATTCCATTTGGTGTGGGGGTGAAGGTGCAGTTGAATGATCTGTGGACGGTGGGTGCGGAGCTTGGTTTCCGTAAGACCTTTACCGATTACCTGGATGATGTGAGTAAGACTTATGTAGATCAGAATACTTTATTACAATATACAGGACCTAATGGGGTGAAGTTTGCGTATCGCGGGGATGAGGTGAATGCGAAAGATGTGCCCAGGGGTTCTTACCCGGTAGACGGGACGGTGCGTGGTAGTGATAAGAATAAGGACTGGTATGTGTTTTCCGGTGTGACGCTCGCTTACCGGTTTGGCGGTAGCGGCGGTAGTCGCTGGGGGCGTCAGAAGGTATCTACCTGCCCTAGATTTTAG
- a CDS encoding DUF6265 family protein, translating into MTDAVIAQVKPVQFGYLQRLEGVWVMQTKRSQIIEQWQRANDSTWQGQSFRIVGNDTTLLESMQMVRRQDGIFYVPTVVGQNDNQPVRFKVKVLKAEGFVAENPEHDFPQKILYRWKDEQHLDARVSGKSEGTSREIIFQYVKQ; encoded by the coding sequence ATGACCGATGCTGTTATTGCCCAGGTCAAGCCCGTACAATTCGGTTACCTGCAACGCCTGGAAGGCGTATGGGTAATGCAGACGAAAAGGAGCCAGATCATCGAACAATGGCAGCGCGCCAATGACTCTACTTGGCAGGGACAGAGCTTTCGCATCGTAGGTAATGATACTACCTTGCTGGAGTCGATGCAGATGGTCCGCAGACAGGATGGTATCTTTTATGTTCCTACTGTCGTAGGGCAGAACGACAACCAGCCGGTACGGTTCAAAGTAAAGGTGCTGAAAGCAGAAGGATTTGTCGCCGAAAATCCGGAGCATGACTTCCCTCAGAAGATACTCTACCGTTGGAAAGATGAGCAACACCTGGATGCGCGTGTATCCGGAAAAAGCGAAGGCACCAGCCGGGAAATCATCTTTCAATACGTGAAACAATAG
- a CDS encoding helix-turn-helix transcriptional regulator, translating into MKPTPELQHAYALHGLGYADNNLAEQIDIKTVADWLGISYSYFYHTFARITGEPFGQYVKRHRLETGAGLLRHSDYNVTEISERTGYATVAAFTKAFTQHYGQSPNKWRGIHILPNEQRTLELTEMIVAATAAAGVSINQFFNIDRAESIYLPESTLYYNFLSLGQDPITQMIIRMAAEEERFNRLKRHLDIKKSMFITGTLDAVPVTNYEKLSMFAGLAIPKDQTAIHEQLQRDEFRFFRKKLPGGYYYRLPVPLDFASAGVPMYEFINRSCQEGIFKMSGNHFFISLTGPRLCEIYIPYMKRCL; encoded by the coding sequence ATGAAGCCCACTCCTGAACTCCAGCATGCTTATGCACTCCATGGATTAGGATACGCAGATAATAACCTCGCCGAACAAATTGATATTAAAACCGTTGCGGACTGGTTAGGCATATCCTATTCTTATTTCTATCACACTTTCGCCAGGATCACCGGCGAACCTTTCGGACAATACGTCAAACGCCATCGCCTCGAAACCGGCGCCGGCCTCCTTAGACACAGCGACTACAACGTCACCGAAATCAGCGAACGCACCGGCTATGCCACCGTAGCCGCTTTTACCAAAGCATTCACACAACACTATGGTCAAAGCCCCAACAAATGGCGCGGCATTCACATCCTCCCCAATGAACAACGTACATTGGAACTGACAGAAATGATCGTCGCCGCCACCGCGGCAGCTGGGGTCTCCATCAACCAGTTCTTTAATATAGACCGGGCCGAAAGCATCTACCTGCCCGAATCCACACTTTACTATAACTTCCTCTCCCTCGGCCAGGATCCCATCACCCAAATGATCATCCGCATGGCCGCCGAAGAAGAACGCTTCAATCGCCTCAAAAGACACCTGGACATCAAAAAGTCCATGTTCATCACCGGTACGCTCGATGCCGTTCCGGTTACCAACTACGAAAAACTCTCCATGTTCGCCGGCCTCGCCATCCCAAAAGATCAAACAGCCATTCACGAACAACTGCAACGTGACGAATTCCGCTTCTTCCGAAAGAAACTCCCGGGTGGATATTACTACCGCCTGCCCGTGCCGCTGGACTTCGCCAGCGCCGGCGTTCCCATGTACGAATTCATCAATCGCAGTTGCCAGGAGGGCATCTTCAAAATGAGTGGTAACCACTTCTTTATCTCCCTCACCGGCCCACGCCTCTGCGAGATATACATCCCCTACATGAAACGCTGCCTCTGA
- a CDS encoding menaquinone biosynthesis decarboxylase: MAYKHLKHFIDTLEQAGELIRIKTYVSPELEMAEITDRVSKMPGGGKALLFENTGYDFPVLINSMGSNKRMCLALGVNHLDDVAHEIEALFKLISKPKEGILDKLSMLPKLGQFASWLPKVVSGRGACQEVVMKDPDLHKLPVMTCWPKDGGPFITLPVIHTKDPNTGSRNVGMYRMQVFGKDLTGMHWHKHKVSAKHFSEYKKLHKRMPVAVILGGDPVYTYSATAPLPENVDEYMLAGFLRKRKVELVKCITQPELEVPADADFVIEGYVEPHEELIWEGPFGDHTGYYSLADWYPRFHVTAITHRKDAVYPSTIVGIPPQEDAWIGKATERIFLAPIKMTLVPEIIDMEMPVEGVFHNLVISKIQKDYAGQAQKVMNAMWGAGQMMFNKILVVADEHTDIHDYRKLAQDVFRHLNPATDIYFSQGPMDVLDHSCSKMGFGGKVCIDGTRKHEEEIDGSYYLPATPGKPDEAAIRSQFPEIKAINSSLLDQDISCILVAVEKNRINHIRELNEALYQLPALAGIKMVLYVEHTVDVSDLPSALWRFCNNLDPRRDSFVIDRPIADQPGKRLAGIGMDGTLKTRLLDNFERDWPNIIVADDATIRKVDDKWAELGIGPFVASPSLKYKHQIYGEEAVVQQ; the protein is encoded by the coding sequence ATGGCATATAAGCATCTGAAACATTTTATAGACACGCTGGAACAAGCCGGAGAGCTGATCAGGATCAAAACCTATGTGAGTCCTGAGCTGGAGATGGCGGAGATCACCGACCGGGTGAGTAAAATGCCCGGCGGTGGAAAAGCATTGTTGTTTGAGAATACCGGTTATGATTTTCCGGTACTGATCAATTCGATGGGAAGTAATAAACGGATGTGCCTGGCTTTGGGTGTCAACCATCTCGATGATGTGGCACATGAGATAGAGGCGTTGTTCAAACTAATTTCCAAACCGAAAGAAGGTATCCTGGATAAATTGTCGATGTTGCCCAAGCTGGGGCAGTTTGCTTCCTGGCTACCTAAAGTAGTGAGTGGTCGTGGCGCCTGTCAGGAGGTAGTGATGAAAGATCCGGACCTGCATAAGCTGCCCGTGATGACCTGCTGGCCTAAAGACGGCGGTCCTTTTATCACCCTGCCGGTGATACATACCAAAGACCCTAACACCGGCAGCCGGAATGTAGGGATGTATCGTATGCAGGTGTTCGGCAAGGACCTTACCGGTATGCACTGGCATAAACATAAGGTATCCGCCAAACATTTTTCCGAATATAAAAAGCTGCATAAACGGATGCCGGTAGCGGTGATACTAGGAGGAGATCCTGTCTATACCTATTCCGCCACGGCACCCTTGCCCGAGAATGTAGATGAATATATGCTGGCCGGTTTTCTGCGTAAGCGGAAAGTAGAGCTGGTAAAATGTATTACGCAGCCGGAGCTGGAAGTGCCGGCAGATGCGGACTTTGTAATAGAAGGGTATGTAGAACCCCATGAGGAACTGATATGGGAAGGTCCGTTTGGCGACCATACCGGTTATTATTCCCTGGCAGACTGGTATCCTCGTTTTCATGTAACGGCGATCACACATCGTAAAGATGCGGTGTATCCCTCTACGATCGTTGGTATTCCACCGCAGGAAGATGCCTGGATCGGGAAAGCTACGGAGCGCATCTTCCTGGCGCCGATCAAAATGACGCTGGTACCCGAGATCATCGATATGGAAATGCCGGTAGAAGGTGTGTTTCATAACCTGGTCATCTCCAAGATACAGAAAGACTATGCCGGTCAGGCGCAGAAAGTGATGAATGCCATGTGGGGCGCCGGACAGATGATGTTCAATAAAATACTGGTAGTTGCTGATGAGCATACTGACATCCACGATTATCGCAAGCTGGCGCAGGATGTGTTCCGGCACCTGAATCCTGCTACCGATATTTATTTCAGCCAGGGACCGATGGACGTACTGGATCACTCCTGTTCCAAGATGGGATTTGGCGGTAAGGTATGTATCGACGGTACCCGCAAACACGAAGAGGAGATCGACGGTAGCTATTACCTGCCTGCTACCCCAGGTAAGCCGGACGAGGCCGCTATCCGGTCGCAATTCCCTGAGATCAAAGCTATCAACAGCAGCCTGTTGGATCAGGACATCTCCTGTATCCTGGTGGCAGTGGAGAAAAACCGGATCAACCATATCCGGGAGCTGAATGAGGCCTTGTATCAGCTGCCCGCCCTGGCAGGGATCAAAATGGTCCTTTATGTAGAACATACCGTAGATGTGTCCGACCTGCCCTCTGCGCTGTGGCGTTTTTGTAATAACCTGGACCCGAGGAGAGACAGCTTTGTGATCGACCGCCCCATTGCGGATCAGCCGGGTAAGAGACTGGCCGGTATCGGCATGGACGGGACGCTGAAGACCAGACTGCTGGACAACTTCGAAAGAGACTGGCCTAATATCATCGTTGCTGACGACGCGACCATCCGTAAGGTGGATGACAAATGGGCCGAACTGGGTATTGGACCTTTTGTAGCCTCCCCTTCCTTAAAATACAAACATCAGATCTATGGTGAAGAAGCTGTGGTACAACAGTAG
- a CDS encoding DsrE family protein: protein MKEHQVVFQLSTGDMAVHRALLRQLGNLLVYFEGRLLKAEVVVHGQAYPLLSEESAYREEIMSLQGRGVQWLLCANTIRSLSASASWLPGVRIIPAGVGHLVERQLEGWAYLRAGE from the coding sequence ATGAAGGAACACCAGGTAGTTTTTCAGTTGAGCACGGGGGATATGGCCGTACATAGGGCCTTGTTGCGGCAGTTAGGCAACCTGCTGGTTTATTTTGAAGGACGTTTGCTGAAGGCGGAGGTGGTGGTGCACGGGCAGGCCTATCCTTTATTATCGGAGGAGAGTGCATATAGGGAGGAGATCATGTCCTTGCAGGGGAGAGGGGTGCAATGGCTGCTCTGTGCCAATACGATCCGATCGTTATCTGCAAGCGCCAGCTGGCTGCCGGGCGTACGCATTATCCCTGCGGGTGTGGGGCACCTGGTGGAACGTCAGCTGGAGGGATGGGCTTATCTGCGGGCAGGTGAATAG